One window from the genome of Elephas maximus indicus isolate mEleMax1 chromosome 8, mEleMax1 primary haplotype, whole genome shotgun sequence encodes:
- the TEX47 gene encoding testis-expressed protein 47 codes for MSSGRQARKASKRTIPLEPLIMPQVPRSNYLHFQEEKQRLQLKKFLLHRMFLVAKILAHTEKKDIAEYYERTFQSILKRHLGEAVTGLLLIYPTSILHILESSSGTLFRILLDYLDHEKNENEFLIQGMKIIVMSHNIPARLFLQWQVSVIKVPVMYLDDVTQSQSLEEVVTEFLTQIHKLGLHLFKTVKVGTKGPGDNLHQVAPDLLLPEQIIKYLCNSEEFLDPAAFIQMYSNPVHVTLDSEVVWPAPTRF; via the coding sequence ATGTCCTCAGGCCGTCAAGCCAGAAAAGCCAGCAAACGAACTATTCCATTGGAACCCCTTATAATGCCACAAGTTCCACGTAGCAATTACTTGCACTTTCAGGAAGAGAAGCAAAGACTACAACTAAAGAAATTCCTCCTTCATAGGATGTTTCTAGTGGCCAAGATTCtagcacacacagaaaaaaaagatattgctGAATACTATGAACGAACGTTTCAGTCAATTTTGAAACGTCACCTAGGAGAAGCGGTGACAGGCTTGTTGCTCATATATCCCACTTCCATTCTTCATATCCTTGAGTCTTCCAGTGGTACTCTTTTCCGAATTCTTTTAGATTATCTTGACcatgaaaagaatgaaaatgaatttttaattcaaGGAATGAAAATTATAGTCATGTCCCATAACATCCCAGCGAGGCTGTTTTTGCAATGGCAGGTCTCGGTAATAAAAGTGCCAGTTATGTACCTCGATGATGTGACACAGTCACAGTCCCTAGAAGAGGTCGTCACAGAGTTTCTCACCCAAATTCATAAACTAGGACTTCACCTTTTTAAGACTGTTAAAGTGGGCACCAAAGGGCCAGGTGATAACTTGCACCAAGTTGCTCCCGACCTACTACTCCCAGAACAAATAATAAAGTATTTGTGCAACTCTGAAGAATTCCTGGACCCAGCAGCATTCATACAAATGTATAGTAATCCCGTACATGTCACTTTGGATTCTGAGGTGGTATGGCCCGCTCCTACCCGTTTCTAG